In one Bactrocera tryoni isolate S06 chromosome 5, CSIRO_BtryS06_freeze2, whole genome shotgun sequence genomic region, the following are encoded:
- the LOC120778937 gene encoding mucin-5AC isoform X3, whose translation MASLVGEQQISSNNQEAEPVQKVDSREGSVERKVSKDRDEKLKLARERQNEERQRKIEELKAQAEAAQRYREQKEEERRRRIEEIRQRDTEKRHQVEERKRAITEAEKERREYILRKNQERESRLETKKGPRSTVAFAFGSSTPRLLEPDFGLVSPSTYLGHRRSTSISNVTGASLSRRSSERELTDSGAKKRATSAGGTDRHEDHRRKSSSMYEVFNWGYSNDEPPKRFSLSIVGSEINIDDPPAATATVSAGHVRTYTAHHQAHQHQHGNNNNNQSITNTSGHRQNVAIDSARAATAAAAATTTTSTAGKSSQSATAATTFNYSNDSVDSHATQIVFRSVARRKTDLMPTIPSPRDGHYGSRSSLSHTPRTPGRAFSMSRLDQLAQPIRRNGEHIRAILERERREQMELLDETESLGGGRRRGSKPRHGSGSSSAGGGSGSGPMSRSMTHLASGRAKYTLSSSSPGGGGVGVMSNSFRPLSGGQRDTTCKSLTQLNNSWSSATPRSTLGLQTAATRKYLQSSLASSPSAIGTKRSEQLLNHLTNPYRFDPNSLLIMNSSFSITTGSRSGNVTPGGNISTSRPGSAMSTSTNLSTSGYVARRSVPATRKQRPASIAGTGMSLEDLNKHKKDNRPPVKASTPSSTTTSAQNTPKRTSNLMSTSMIVSSSTRLSSAEKKTPAKRESVTPKASTPKSLSKTSSSDRLNRAGKDIMSKSLISPSPSQTLSRSEKDKTTTIERKKEEAPAPPVQSKDEKNSLNIAKSEAETSAEVLAAPNEPEAAIAAEAVSSEPAASTAESVEAVVPEATLTETKTQQLIDTESVELNQVSTAALPPVKQEQTAAVQPQPQPQPRSQNGSKENSEVRELTPPTQNGDNNDLMTASMIARNKITTEEEAKAALAERRRLAREEAERQAELERQRLEAERLAELKRQEEEAERQRAFEEEANRLAEEQRRAEEERLRQAIEEAKQKEEEERRKREEEEKQRLQREEAEKKAKEEAEKQRIEVAERLKREEKEREERRKRVEAIMSRTRKGASGGGSATTPNSTPVKESTTPKPAADNLPQETQQEQSFTTTTTAVANAVSSTDSSSTSGSTTTATTPNPPQNIAAVVPTAVVTVLPTSDKVEPQNTQAMYEQAVIDKEAALINSFSNMLIDENAKNLHQQQQQQHFQQPTQILE comes from the exons atggcGAGTCTTGTGGGCGAACagcaaatttcatcaaataacCAAGAAG CTGAACCAGTTCAGAAAGTCGATAGTCGAGAAGGCAGTGTCGAACGCAAag TGAGTAAAGACCGTGACGAGAAGCTAAAGTTGGCACGGGAGCGTCAAAATGAAGAAAGACAAAGGAAAATCGAAGAGCTAAAGGCGCAAGCGGAAGCGGCGCAACGATATCGCGAACAAAAAGAAGAGGAACGTCGCCGCCGCATAGAGGAGATACGACAACGCGACACGGAGAAGCGACACCAAGTCGAAGAACGTAAACGCGCCATAACCGAGGCGGAAAAGGAGCGCCGCGAATATATATTGCGGAAGAATCAG GAACGCGAATCCCGCTTGGAAACAAAGAAAGGTCCGCGCAGTACAGTGGCCTTTGCTTTCGGCTCGTCGACACCTCGCCTATTGGAGCCCGATTTTGGACTGGTATCGCCAAGCACTTATCTGGGTCATCGACG GTCGACGTCGATCTCTAATGTTACTGGTGCTTCATTATCACGTCGTAGTTCTGAACGTGAACTGACCGACAGTGGTGCCAAGAAGCGTGCAACATCGGCCGGTGGCACGGATCGGCATGAAG ATCATCGTCGTAAGTCATCATCCATGTATGAAGTTTTCAATTGGGGATACTCGAACGATGAGCCACCCAAACGTTTTTCCCTCTCCATTGTGGGCAGTGAAATCAATATTGATGATCCCCCAGCTGCCACAGCCACAGTCTCGGCAGGCCATGTACGCACTTATACTGCTCATCATCAGGCACATCAGCATCAgcacggcaacaacaacaacaaccaaagtaTAACAAATACAAGTGGGCACAGACAAAATGTTGCAATAGACTCTGCAAGAGCAgctacagcagcagcagcagcaacaacaaccacaagcaCAGCTGGCAAAAGCAGTCAATCGGCTACAGCAGCAACGACATTTAATTACTCTA ACGATAGTGTCGATAGTCATGCAACACAAATTGTGTTTAGAAGTGTAGCCCGCAGAAAAACCGATTTGATGCCGACAATACCCAGCCCCAGGGACGGGCATTACGGTTCCAGATCGTCGCTGAGCCACACGCCACGCACCCCAG GACGTGCCTTCTCCATGAGTCGTCTGGATCAATTGGCTCAACCGATACGCCGCAATGGCGAGCACATACGCGCCATACTCGAGCGTGAGCGTCGCGAACAGATGGAACTGTTGGACGAAACCGAATCGCTAGGAGGTGGCCGAAGGCGCGGCAGTAAACCACGTCACGGCAGCGGTAGCAGTAGTGCCGGCGGTGGCAGTGGCAGCGGCCCCATGTCGCGCAGCATGACACATCTGGCCAGCGGGCGCGCCAAATACACACTCAGCAGCAGCAGTCCTGGTGGCGGTGGCGTTGGCGTCATGTCAAACAGTTTTCGTCCGCTGAGCGGTGGCCAACGTGATACCACTTGTAAGAGTTTGACACAGTTAAACAATTCGTGGTCGAGCGCTACACCGCGCTCTACACTGGGCTTACAAACAGCTGCTACTAGAAAGTATCTGCAATCATCATTAGCTTCATCACCATCAGCGATTGGGACTAAACGCAGCGAGCAGCTACTAAATCATCTTACTAACCCCTACCGTTTCGATCCAAACTCATTATTGATCATGAATTCTAGTTTCTCAATAACaacag GTTCACGTTCTGGAAATGTCACCCCAGGCGGCAACATCAGCACTTCAAGACCGGGTAGTGCAATGTCCACATCCACAAATTTGTCCACATCTGGTTACGTGGCTAGAAGATCCGTACCGGCTACACGTAAGCAACGGCCAGCTAGTATTGCCGGTACTGGCATGTCGCTGGAGG AcctaaataaacacaaaaaagatAATAGGCCGCCAGTGAAGGCCTCAACACCTTCATCTACGACAACATCAGCACAAAATACCCCCAAACGAACATCAAATTTGATGTCAACCTCAATGATTGTGTCATCGTCTACACGTTTGTCTAGCGCTGAGAAGAAAACACCAGCCAAACGG GAGTCAGTGACACCCAAAGCCTCCACACCCAAATCGCTTTCAAAAACGTCCAGTTCGGATCGCTTAAACAGAGCTGGCAAGGATATTATGAGTAAATCGTTAATCTCACCATCTCCAAGTCAGACACTTTCACGTAGTGAAAAGGACAAGACGACTACAATTGAACGTAAAAAAGAGGAGGCACCTGCTCCTCCGGTGCAAAGCAAAGACGAAAAGAATTCATTGAATATAGCGAAATCCGAAGCTGAGACTTCGGCCGAAGTATTGGCTGCACCCAATGAGCCAGAAGCAGCAATAGCCGCTGAAGCAGTAAGCTCAGAGCCTGCAGCAAGTACAGCTGAAAGTGTTGAAGCGGTGGTGCCAGAGGCAACTCTTACCGAAACAAAGACGCAGCAGTTGATCGACACTGAGTCTGTTGAGTTGAATCAAGTCAGCACTGCTGCTTTGCCGCCAGTGAAGCAAGAGCAGACGGCAGCTGTACAGCCACAGCCCCAACCACAACCACGCTCACAAAACGGCAGCAAAGAGAATTCAGAAGTGCGTGAACTCACGCCACCAACACAAAATGGTGATAATAATGATTTGATGACCGCCTCAATGATCGCCAGAAATAAGATCACAACCGAAGAGGAGGCGAAGGCTGCATTGGCTGAACGTCGTCGTCTGGCACGTGAGGAGGCTGAGCGACAGGCCGAATTGGAGCGTCAACGCTTGGAGGCCGAACGCCTTGCCGAACTGAAGCGTCAAGAGGAGGAGGCCGAACGCCAGCGCGCTTTCGAAGAGGAAGCCAATCGTTTGGCTGAGGAACAACGTCGTGCCGAGGAAGAGCGTTTGCGCCAAGCTATTGAA gAGGCAAAGCAAAAGGAAGAAGAAGAGCGTCGCAAACGTGAAGAGGAAGAGAAGCAACGCCTGCAACGCGAGGAGGCTGAAAAGAAAGCCAAGGAGGAAGCGGAGAAGCAACGCATTGAGGTTGCCGAACGTCTTAAACGAGAGGAGAAGGAGCGCGAAGAACGACGCAAACGCGTTGAGGCGATCATGTCGCGCACACGTAAAGGTGCCAGTGGTGGTGGAAGCGCGACAACACCCAACTCCACGCCAGTAAAG GAAAGCACAACGCCCAAACCGGCAGCTGACAATTTGCCACAGGAAACACAACAAGAACAATCCTTtactactacaacaacagcagtggcTAATGCTGTCAGCAGCACTGATAGTAGCTCCACATCGGGCTCCACCACGACTGCGACCACACCAAATCCGCCACAAAACATTGCTGCAGTAGTGCCCACAGCTGTGGTGACCGTGTTGCCCACAAGTGACAAGGTGGAGCCGCAGAATACGCAGGCTATGTACGAGCAAGCTGTAATTGACAAGGAAGCTGCGCTCATAAACAGTTTCTCCAATATGCTAATAGATGAGAATGCGAAAAATCTgcatcaacagcaacagcaacaacatttccAGCAACCAACACAAATTCTCGAG TGA
- the LOC120778937 gene encoding uncharacterized abhydrolase domain-containing protein DDB_G0269086 isoform X2, which translates to MASLVGEQQISSNNQEAEPVQKVDSREGSVERKVSKDRDEKLKLARERQNEERQRKIEELKAQAEAAQRYREQKEEERRRRIEEIRQRDTEKRHQVEERKRAITEAEKERREYILRKNQERESRLETKKGPRSTVAFAFGSSTPRLLEPDFGLVSPSTYLGHRRSTSISNVTGASLSRRSSERELTDSGAKKRATSAGGTDRHEDHRRKSSSMYEVFNWGYSNDEPPKRFSLSIVGSEINIDDPPAATATVSAGHVRTYTAHHQAHQHQHGNNNNNQSITNTSGHRQNVAIDSARAATAAAAATTTTSTAGKSSQSATAATTFNYSNDSVDSHATQIVFRSVARRKTDLMPTIPSPRDGHYGSRSSLSHTPRTPGRAFSMSRLDQLAQPIRRNGEHIRAILERERREQMELLDETESLGGGRRRGSKPRHGSGSSSAGGGSGSGPMSRSMTHLASGRAKYTLSSSSPGGGGVGVMSNSFRPLSGGQRDTTCSRSGNVTPGGNISTSRPGSAMSTSTNLSTSGYVARRSVPATRKQRPASIAGTGMSLEDLNKHKKDNRPPVKASTPSSTTTSAQNTPKRTSNLMSTSMIVSSSTRLSSAEKKTPAKRESVTPKASTPKSLSKTSSSDRLNRAGKDIMSKSLISPSPSQTLSRSEKDKTTTIERKKEEAPAPPVQSKDEKNSLNIAKSEAETSAEVLAAPNEPEAAIAAEAVSSEPAASTAESVEAVVPEATLTETKTQQLIDTESVELNQVSTAALPPVKQEQTAAVQPQPQPQPRSQNGSKENSEVRELTPPTQNGDNNDLMTASMIARNKITTEEEAKAALAERRRLAREEAERQAELERQRLEAERLAELKRQEEEAERQRAFEEEANRLAEEQRRAEEERLRQAIEEAKQKEEEERRKREEEEKQRLQREEAEKKAKEEAEKQRIEVAERLKREEKEREERRKRVEAIMSRTRKGASGGGSATTPNSTPVKESTTPKPAADNLPQETQQEQSFTTTTTAVANAVSSTDSSSTSGSTTTATTPNPPQNIAAVVPTAVVTVLPTSDKVEPQNTQAMYEQAVIDKEAALINSFSNMLIDENAKNLHQQQQQQHFQQPTQILEVSNGKLPIDSDVLLQNTTTATTINTTAVSNGNGHHIENLNNKNDINNLQDAVTPATNQLIDLSIESQDINNAVNFNNNNSLLNTTTATLVTADSHDNKDISLL; encoded by the exons atggcGAGTCTTGTGGGCGAACagcaaatttcatcaaataacCAAGAAG CTGAACCAGTTCAGAAAGTCGATAGTCGAGAAGGCAGTGTCGAACGCAAag TGAGTAAAGACCGTGACGAGAAGCTAAAGTTGGCACGGGAGCGTCAAAATGAAGAAAGACAAAGGAAAATCGAAGAGCTAAAGGCGCAAGCGGAAGCGGCGCAACGATATCGCGAACAAAAAGAAGAGGAACGTCGCCGCCGCATAGAGGAGATACGACAACGCGACACGGAGAAGCGACACCAAGTCGAAGAACGTAAACGCGCCATAACCGAGGCGGAAAAGGAGCGCCGCGAATATATATTGCGGAAGAATCAG GAACGCGAATCCCGCTTGGAAACAAAGAAAGGTCCGCGCAGTACAGTGGCCTTTGCTTTCGGCTCGTCGACACCTCGCCTATTGGAGCCCGATTTTGGACTGGTATCGCCAAGCACTTATCTGGGTCATCGACG GTCGACGTCGATCTCTAATGTTACTGGTGCTTCATTATCACGTCGTAGTTCTGAACGTGAACTGACCGACAGTGGTGCCAAGAAGCGTGCAACATCGGCCGGTGGCACGGATCGGCATGAAG ATCATCGTCGTAAGTCATCATCCATGTATGAAGTTTTCAATTGGGGATACTCGAACGATGAGCCACCCAAACGTTTTTCCCTCTCCATTGTGGGCAGTGAAATCAATATTGATGATCCCCCAGCTGCCACAGCCACAGTCTCGGCAGGCCATGTACGCACTTATACTGCTCATCATCAGGCACATCAGCATCAgcacggcaacaacaacaacaaccaaagtaTAACAAATACAAGTGGGCACAGACAAAATGTTGCAATAGACTCTGCAAGAGCAgctacagcagcagcagcagcaacaacaaccacaagcaCAGCTGGCAAAAGCAGTCAATCGGCTACAGCAGCAACGACATTTAATTACTCTA ACGATAGTGTCGATAGTCATGCAACACAAATTGTGTTTAGAAGTGTAGCCCGCAGAAAAACCGATTTGATGCCGACAATACCCAGCCCCAGGGACGGGCATTACGGTTCCAGATCGTCGCTGAGCCACACGCCACGCACCCCAG GACGTGCCTTCTCCATGAGTCGTCTGGATCAATTGGCTCAACCGATACGCCGCAATGGCGAGCACATACGCGCCATACTCGAGCGTGAGCGTCGCGAACAGATGGAACTGTTGGACGAAACCGAATCGCTAGGAGGTGGCCGAAGGCGCGGCAGTAAACCACGTCACGGCAGCGGTAGCAGTAGTGCCGGCGGTGGCAGTGGCAGCGGCCCCATGTCGCGCAGCATGACACATCTGGCCAGCGGGCGCGCCAAATACACACTCAGCAGCAGCAGTCCTGGTGGCGGTGGCGTTGGCGTCATGTCAAACAGTTTTCGTCCGCTGAGCGGTGGCCAACGTGATACCACTT GTTCACGTTCTGGAAATGTCACCCCAGGCGGCAACATCAGCACTTCAAGACCGGGTAGTGCAATGTCCACATCCACAAATTTGTCCACATCTGGTTACGTGGCTAGAAGATCCGTACCGGCTACACGTAAGCAACGGCCAGCTAGTATTGCCGGTACTGGCATGTCGCTGGAGG AcctaaataaacacaaaaaagatAATAGGCCGCCAGTGAAGGCCTCAACACCTTCATCTACGACAACATCAGCACAAAATACCCCCAAACGAACATCAAATTTGATGTCAACCTCAATGATTGTGTCATCGTCTACACGTTTGTCTAGCGCTGAGAAGAAAACACCAGCCAAACGG GAGTCAGTGACACCCAAAGCCTCCACACCCAAATCGCTTTCAAAAACGTCCAGTTCGGATCGCTTAAACAGAGCTGGCAAGGATATTATGAGTAAATCGTTAATCTCACCATCTCCAAGTCAGACACTTTCACGTAGTGAAAAGGACAAGACGACTACAATTGAACGTAAAAAAGAGGAGGCACCTGCTCCTCCGGTGCAAAGCAAAGACGAAAAGAATTCATTGAATATAGCGAAATCCGAAGCTGAGACTTCGGCCGAAGTATTGGCTGCACCCAATGAGCCAGAAGCAGCAATAGCCGCTGAAGCAGTAAGCTCAGAGCCTGCAGCAAGTACAGCTGAAAGTGTTGAAGCGGTGGTGCCAGAGGCAACTCTTACCGAAACAAAGACGCAGCAGTTGATCGACACTGAGTCTGTTGAGTTGAATCAAGTCAGCACTGCTGCTTTGCCGCCAGTGAAGCAAGAGCAGACGGCAGCTGTACAGCCACAGCCCCAACCACAACCACGCTCACAAAACGGCAGCAAAGAGAATTCAGAAGTGCGTGAACTCACGCCACCAACACAAAATGGTGATAATAATGATTTGATGACCGCCTCAATGATCGCCAGAAATAAGATCACAACCGAAGAGGAGGCGAAGGCTGCATTGGCTGAACGTCGTCGTCTGGCACGTGAGGAGGCTGAGCGACAGGCCGAATTGGAGCGTCAACGCTTGGAGGCCGAACGCCTTGCCGAACTGAAGCGTCAAGAGGAGGAGGCCGAACGCCAGCGCGCTTTCGAAGAGGAAGCCAATCGTTTGGCTGAGGAACAACGTCGTGCCGAGGAAGAGCGTTTGCGCCAAGCTATTGAA gAGGCAAAGCAAAAGGAAGAAGAAGAGCGTCGCAAACGTGAAGAGGAAGAGAAGCAACGCCTGCAACGCGAGGAGGCTGAAAAGAAAGCCAAGGAGGAAGCGGAGAAGCAACGCATTGAGGTTGCCGAACGTCTTAAACGAGAGGAGAAGGAGCGCGAAGAACGACGCAAACGCGTTGAGGCGATCATGTCGCGCACACGTAAAGGTGCCAGTGGTGGTGGAAGCGCGACAACACCCAACTCCACGCCAGTAAAG GAAAGCACAACGCCCAAACCGGCAGCTGACAATTTGCCACAGGAAACACAACAAGAACAATCCTTtactactacaacaacagcagtggcTAATGCTGTCAGCAGCACTGATAGTAGCTCCACATCGGGCTCCACCACGACTGCGACCACACCAAATCCGCCACAAAACATTGCTGCAGTAGTGCCCACAGCTGTGGTGACCGTGTTGCCCACAAGTGACAAGGTGGAGCCGCAGAATACGCAGGCTATGTACGAGCAAGCTGTAATTGACAAGGAAGCTGCGCTCATAAACAGTTTCTCCAATATGCTAATAGATGAGAATGCGAAAAATCTgcatcaacagcaacagcaacaacatttccAGCAACCAACACAAATTCTCGAGGTGAGCAATGGAAAATTGCCAATAGACAGTGATGTGCTATTGCAAAAtaccacaacagcaacaacaataaatacgaCTGCCGTTTCAAACGGCAACGGCCATCACATcgaaaatttaaacaacaaaaa TGATATCAATAACCTGCAGGATGCCGTAACACCAGCAACAAATCAGTTAATTGATTTAAGCATTGAGTCACAAGATATCAACAATGCAGTtaacttcaacaacaacaacagtttgtTAAACACAACAACCGCAACACTAGTCACTGCAGATAGTCACGATAATAAAG ATATTTCACTACTGTGA
- the LOC120778937 gene encoding inner centromere protein isoform X4 — protein MASLVGEQQISSNNQEAEPVQKVDSREGSVERKVSKDRDEKLKLARERQNEERQRKIEELKAQAEAAQRYREQKEEERRRRIEEIRQRDTEKRHQVEERKRAITEAEKERREYILRKNQERESRLETKKGPRSTVAFAFGSSTPRLLEPDFGLVSPSTYLGHRRSTSISNVTGASLSRRSSERELTDSGAKKRATSAGGTDRHEDDSVDSHATQIVFRSVARRKTDLMPTIPSPRDGHYGSRSSLSHTPRTPGRAFSMSRLDQLAQPIRRNGEHIRAILERERREQMELLDETESLGGGRRRGSKPRHGSGSSSAGGGSGSGPMSRSMTHLASGRAKYTLSSSSPGGGGVGVMSNSFRPLSGGQRDTTCKSLTQLNNSWSSATPRSTLGLQTAATRKYLQSSLASSPSAIGTKRSEQLLNHLTNPYRFDPNSLLIMNSSFSITTGSRSGNVTPGGNISTSRPGSAMSTSTNLSTSGYVARRSVPATRKQRPASIAGTGMSLEDLNKHKKDNRPPVKASTPSSTTTSAQNTPKRTSNLMSTSMIVSSSTRLSSAEKKTPAKRESVTPKASTPKSLSKTSSSDRLNRAGKDIMSKSLISPSPSQTLSRSEKDKTTTIERKKEEAPAPPVQSKDEKNSLNIAKSEAETSAEVLAAPNEPEAAIAAEAVSSEPAASTAESVEAVVPEATLTETKTQQLIDTESVELNQVSTAALPPVKQEQTAAVQPQPQPQPRSQNGSKENSEVRELTPPTQNGDNNDLMTASMIARNKITTEEEAKAALAERRRLAREEAERQAELERQRLEAERLAELKRQEEEAERQRAFEEEANRLAEEQRRAEEERLRQAIEEAKQKEEEERRKREEEEKQRLQREEAEKKAKEEAEKQRIEVAERLKREEKEREERRKRVEAIMSRTRKGASGGGSATTPNSTPVKESTTPKPAADNLPQETQQEQSFTTTTTAVANAVSSTDSSSTSGSTTTATTPNPPQNIAAVVPTAVVTVLPTSDKVEPQNTQAMYEQAVIDKEAALINSFSNMLIDENAKNLHQQQQQQHFQQPTQILEVSNGKLPIDSDVLLQNTTTATTINTTAVSNGNGHHIENLNNKNDINNLQDAVTPATNQLIDLSIESQDINNAVNFNNNNSLLNTTTATLVTADSHDNKDISLL, from the exons atggcGAGTCTTGTGGGCGAACagcaaatttcatcaaataacCAAGAAG CTGAACCAGTTCAGAAAGTCGATAGTCGAGAAGGCAGTGTCGAACGCAAag TGAGTAAAGACCGTGACGAGAAGCTAAAGTTGGCACGGGAGCGTCAAAATGAAGAAAGACAAAGGAAAATCGAAGAGCTAAAGGCGCAAGCGGAAGCGGCGCAACGATATCGCGAACAAAAAGAAGAGGAACGTCGCCGCCGCATAGAGGAGATACGACAACGCGACACGGAGAAGCGACACCAAGTCGAAGAACGTAAACGCGCCATAACCGAGGCGGAAAAGGAGCGCCGCGAATATATATTGCGGAAGAATCAG GAACGCGAATCCCGCTTGGAAACAAAGAAAGGTCCGCGCAGTACAGTGGCCTTTGCTTTCGGCTCGTCGACACCTCGCCTATTGGAGCCCGATTTTGGACTGGTATCGCCAAGCACTTATCTGGGTCATCGACG GTCGACGTCGATCTCTAATGTTACTGGTGCTTCATTATCACGTCGTAGTTCTGAACGTGAACTGACCGACAGTGGTGCCAAGAAGCGTGCAACATCGGCCGGTGGCACGGATCGGCATGAAG ACGATAGTGTCGATAGTCATGCAACACAAATTGTGTTTAGAAGTGTAGCCCGCAGAAAAACCGATTTGATGCCGACAATACCCAGCCCCAGGGACGGGCATTACGGTTCCAGATCGTCGCTGAGCCACACGCCACGCACCCCAG GACGTGCCTTCTCCATGAGTCGTCTGGATCAATTGGCTCAACCGATACGCCGCAATGGCGAGCACATACGCGCCATACTCGAGCGTGAGCGTCGCGAACAGATGGAACTGTTGGACGAAACCGAATCGCTAGGAGGTGGCCGAAGGCGCGGCAGTAAACCACGTCACGGCAGCGGTAGCAGTAGTGCCGGCGGTGGCAGTGGCAGCGGCCCCATGTCGCGCAGCATGACACATCTGGCCAGCGGGCGCGCCAAATACACACTCAGCAGCAGCAGTCCTGGTGGCGGTGGCGTTGGCGTCATGTCAAACAGTTTTCGTCCGCTGAGCGGTGGCCAACGTGATACCACTTGTAAGAGTTTGACACAGTTAAACAATTCGTGGTCGAGCGCTACACCGCGCTCTACACTGGGCTTACAAACAGCTGCTACTAGAAAGTATCTGCAATCATCATTAGCTTCATCACCATCAGCGATTGGGACTAAACGCAGCGAGCAGCTACTAAATCATCTTACTAACCCCTACCGTTTCGATCCAAACTCATTATTGATCATGAATTCTAGTTTCTCAATAACaacag GTTCACGTTCTGGAAATGTCACCCCAGGCGGCAACATCAGCACTTCAAGACCGGGTAGTGCAATGTCCACATCCACAAATTTGTCCACATCTGGTTACGTGGCTAGAAGATCCGTACCGGCTACACGTAAGCAACGGCCAGCTAGTATTGCCGGTACTGGCATGTCGCTGGAGG AcctaaataaacacaaaaaagatAATAGGCCGCCAGTGAAGGCCTCAACACCTTCATCTACGACAACATCAGCACAAAATACCCCCAAACGAACATCAAATTTGATGTCAACCTCAATGATTGTGTCATCGTCTACACGTTTGTCTAGCGCTGAGAAGAAAACACCAGCCAAACGG GAGTCAGTGACACCCAAAGCCTCCACACCCAAATCGCTTTCAAAAACGTCCAGTTCGGATCGCTTAAACAGAGCTGGCAAGGATATTATGAGTAAATCGTTAATCTCACCATCTCCAAGTCAGACACTTTCACGTAGTGAAAAGGACAAGACGACTACAATTGAACGTAAAAAAGAGGAGGCACCTGCTCCTCCGGTGCAAAGCAAAGACGAAAAGAATTCATTGAATATAGCGAAATCCGAAGCTGAGACTTCGGCCGAAGTATTGGCTGCACCCAATGAGCCAGAAGCAGCAATAGCCGCTGAAGCAGTAAGCTCAGAGCCTGCAGCAAGTACAGCTGAAAGTGTTGAAGCGGTGGTGCCAGAGGCAACTCTTACCGAAACAAAGACGCAGCAGTTGATCGACACTGAGTCTGTTGAGTTGAATCAAGTCAGCACTGCTGCTTTGCCGCCAGTGAAGCAAGAGCAGACGGCAGCTGTACAGCCACAGCCCCAACCACAACCACGCTCACAAAACGGCAGCAAAGAGAATTCAGAAGTGCGTGAACTCACGCCACCAACACAAAATGGTGATAATAATGATTTGATGACCGCCTCAATGATCGCCAGAAATAAGATCACAACCGAAGAGGAGGCGAAGGCTGCATTGGCTGAACGTCGTCGTCTGGCACGTGAGGAGGCTGAGCGACAGGCCGAATTGGAGCGTCAACGCTTGGAGGCCGAACGCCTTGCCGAACTGAAGCGTCAAGAGGAGGAGGCCGAACGCCAGCGCGCTTTCGAAGAGGAAGCCAATCGTTTGGCTGAGGAACAACGTCGTGCCGAGGAAGAGCGTTTGCGCCAAGCTATTGAA gAGGCAAAGCAAAAGGAAGAAGAAGAGCGTCGCAAACGTGAAGAGGAAGAGAAGCAACGCCTGCAACGCGAGGAGGCTGAAAAGAAAGCCAAGGAGGAAGCGGAGAAGCAACGCATTGAGGTTGCCGAACGTCTTAAACGAGAGGAGAAGGAGCGCGAAGAACGACGCAAACGCGTTGAGGCGATCATGTCGCGCACACGTAAAGGTGCCAGTGGTGGTGGAAGCGCGACAACACCCAACTCCACGCCAGTAAAG GAAAGCACAACGCCCAAACCGGCAGCTGACAATTTGCCACAGGAAACACAACAAGAACAATCCTTtactactacaacaacagcagtggcTAATGCTGTCAGCAGCACTGATAGTAGCTCCACATCGGGCTCCACCACGACTGCGACCACACCAAATCCGCCACAAAACATTGCTGCAGTAGTGCCCACAGCTGTGGTGACCGTGTTGCCCACAAGTGACAAGGTGGAGCCGCAGAATACGCAGGCTATGTACGAGCAAGCTGTAATTGACAAGGAAGCTGCGCTCATAAACAGTTTCTCCAATATGCTAATAGATGAGAATGCGAAAAATCTgcatcaacagcaacagcaacaacatttccAGCAACCAACACAAATTCTCGAGGTGAGCAATGGAAAATTGCCAATAGACAGTGATGTGCTATTGCAAAAtaccacaacagcaacaacaataaatacgaCTGCCGTTTCAAACGGCAACGGCCATCACATcgaaaatttaaacaacaaaaa TGATATCAATAACCTGCAGGATGCCGTAACACCAGCAACAAATCAGTTAATTGATTTAAGCATTGAGTCACAAGATATCAACAATGCAGTtaacttcaacaacaacaacagtttgtTAAACACAACAACCGCAACACTAGTCACTGCAGATAGTCACGATAATAAAG ATATTTCACTACTGTGA